A genome region from Polypterus senegalus isolate Bchr_013 chromosome 7, ASM1683550v1, whole genome shotgun sequence includes the following:
- the LOC120532233 gene encoding uncharacterized protein LOC120532233, giving the protein MKKSLTCQTSESDSDDEEDIGRVKRAPKPIHYYGDTDYESEREDVANKTKVPLKRFSKPQQSTGPCMFSPHSAPLVPSPPLPSVPPCRSPPHSLLQVPPPYQSLLLSENTSQQISTSLPKMKNTSELFKPTYRVGRCGTEPIPCTAADLHILTLLEHVKHQLSQLAAMISSLSGRLNIECSPDMPEVVQFPLQSLVEVDDFEACLKQPTNALKKKNMISVLASIGGQDTKRVTWNILSHIFGDDVAKKINWKGVNEKRAFGQMATKTLIMRAVRQSHMAAKATDVEINKFAIRWFNLAADRGGGRKERCRRVQAAVPSESGLM; this is encoded by the exons atGAAGAAGTCTTTGACGTGTCAAACTTCAGAATCGGATTCAGATGATGAGGAGGATATAGGCAGGGTGAAAAGAGCACCTAAACCAAT CCACTACTATGGTGACACTGACTATGAAAGTGAACGTGAAGACGTGGCTAATAAAACAAAAGTTCCCTTGAAAAGATTTTCAAAACCTCAACAGTCAACTGgaccttgcatgttctccccacattCTGCACCTCTGGTACCATCACCACCTTTACCATCTGTGCCACCTTGTCGCTCACCACCACATTCTTTGCTTCAGGTGCCACCTCCTTACCAGTCACTATTGCTCTCTGAAAATACATCTCAACAAATTTCCACGAgccttccaaaaatgaaaaatacttctGAACTCTTCAAGCCTACTTACAGAGTGGGTCGATGTGGAACAGAACCAATACCTTGTACTG ctgcAGATCTTCATATCCTCACATTGCTTGAACATGTGAAGCACCAGCTGTCACAATTGGCTGCCATGATCAGTTCACTATCTGGGCGGCTAAACATTGAATGCTCACCTGATATGCCTGAGGTGGTCCAGTTTCCTTTACAATCATTGGTGGAAGTGGATGACTTTGAGGCCTGCTTGAAACAACCAACCAATGCTTTGAAGAAAAAGAACATG ATTTCTGTACTGGCATCTATCGGAGGACAAGATACCAAGCGTGTCACTTGGAATATTCTTTCACATATTTTTGGAGATGATGTTGCAAAAAAGATAAACTGGAAGGGAGTGAATGAAAAACGGGCCTTCGGTCAAATGGCAACCAAAACTCTTATTATGC GTGCAGTTCGCCAGAGTCACATGGCAGCCAAAGCTACAGATGTGgaaattaataaatttgccattagATGGTTCAATTTGGCAGCTGACCGTGGTGGTGGTCGCAAGGAACGCTGCAGGAGAGTGCAGGCAGCAGTGCCTTCTGAATCAGGACTGATGTAA